The proteins below are encoded in one region of Alosa sapidissima isolate fAloSap1 chromosome 24, fAloSap1.pri, whole genome shotgun sequence:
- the LOC121700218 gene encoding uncharacterized protein LOC121700218 isoform X1, giving the protein MASSTQTDKQEVQHNVEAGAGAESQTSAASPAKATDQVFNARIELINKIGDAALKDLLDGLQKPTTDMGPVITKRERNEVLQNHSVTEDQVTCLVDMVWKKGERACERFLSLLKDKEPGVYDQQQMILNLKEWICSQYKTLQEYNSLPGQDVLLTDRYTDLLIVQQHRKQKEKEKEIRFRGASLFSAREAYQSTTVDQFFSPNDRGDITKAVILQGHSGHGKSFMAQKIMLDWASGNLYQDRFELILHLRCKELNQVSRERNDRCVVDLVSYNKTFTPLISQKLKDSPQKVLFLIDGFDELRFTNEINDSLVICQDPFTPAPVEAILSALLKGTILDDCFLLVTTRPTAADTLSKLLKHPLRSTETLGFSEKGVQEYFQRFCQDQQVAEKALRSVKATGTLFSSCSIPVICWIVCTVFREQLKENAEMAELETTTSIFVHFVSTLLEHHCQGLSQSVPTLLRSLGQLAERGMLEQQVLFEKESVLSTVSDPASVPFLCKFLMKKKVHLEEMFSFMHLSFQEFFTALYYTSDQNDEKVNELLGSVKEYDGKSYVLPVIQFLFGLSNKEVVQNLKELKLPSTPSIRGQLEKWILELIEKSKDSKKSNELLFILHCLCELHEEEFVRRAMEVWGKITFASIPLTSTDCSVLLYCLQRCPTIRSLELNVCNITAEKLRMLQPALSRCEELGLVVEELSDADVNDLISALGKGQILSGLGVLMSSLSEESVQQVLSALSRQKSVGAVVLSVKTITITTAERLLQFYKTTQITEFVGVRLLEGADTAESLCSRVLMRREEEDFHLVIAHSGDSSPESETSGLGLDLLFPSQISDIILREILHRFHRLRRFTYNILLFDLCVDALLSWLASLPDLKGVILHVSCLTEIWATRILQLIHTCPSLKGVELHLPKGTDTAESLCSRLLMRREEEDFHLEILHFGDSSPESETSGLGLQLLFPSQISDIILREILHRFHQLRRFTDKSQEHNECVDALLSWLASLPDLKGVNLEVSCLTEIWATRILQLIHTCPSLKGVEFEAAVYDESFEKEEGLLLEEGICLLRRPDCTITLTGKRCCKSTEKCTEFKDRNLSCNELWKGSSSRLQTDEEMAAEERAAAVQHNQQKHKKKKKKCVLM; this is encoded by the exons ATCAAGTGTTTAATGCTCGGATTGAACTCATAAACAAGATTGGAGATGCTGCTCTCAAAGATCTGCTGGATGGCCTTCAGAAACCCACCACTGACATGGGCCCCGTTattacaaagagagagaggaatgaggtTCTGCAGAACCACAGTGTGACTGAGGACCAGGTGACCTGCCTGGTTGACATGGTGTGGAAGAAGGGTGAACGGGCCTGTGAGagatttctctccctccttaaaGACAAGGAGCCTGGTGTCTATG ACCAACAGCAAATGATCCTCAATCTTAAGGAGTGGATCTGCTCGCAGTATAAGACCTTGCAGGAGTACAACTCCCTACCTGGACAGGACGTGCTGTTGACTGACCGCTACACTGACCTGCTGATAGTCCAGCAACACAGaaagcagaaagagaaagagaaggagattcGTTTCAGAGGAGCGAGTCTCTTCAGTGCCAGGGAGGCATATCAAAGCACCACTGTGGACCAGTTCTTCAGCCCTAATGACCGTGGAGACATAACTAAAGCAGTCATTCTTCAGGGCCACTCTGGACATGGCAAATCCTTTATGGCACAGAAGATCATGTTGGACTGGGCATCAGGTAACCTCTACCAGGATCGATTTGAACTTATTTTACACCTGAGATGTAAAGAACTGAACCAAGTGTCCAGAGAGAGGAATGACAGGTGTGTGGTGGATCTTGTGAGCTACAATAAGACATTTACCCCACTGATCTCACAGAAACTAAAGGACTCACCACAGAAGGTGCTCTTCCTCATAGATGGATTTGATGAACTGCGATTCACAAATGAAATCAATGACTCACTTGTCATTTGTCAAGACCCTTTCACACCAGCTCCTGTTGAGGCCATTCTGAGTGCTCTGTTGAAGGGTACAATCCTGGACGATTGTTTCCTGCTGGTCACCACCAGGCCCACTGCTGCAGACACACTGAGCAAACTGCTCAAACACCCTCTGCGTTCAACTGAGACTCTGGGTTTCTCTGAGAAGGGGGTGCAGGAGTACTTCCAGAGGTTCTGTCAAGATCAGCAGGTAGCAGAGAAGGCATTGAGGAGTGTGAAGGCAACTGGAACACTCTTCTCTTCCTGCTCCATTCCGGTCATCTGCTGGATTGTCTGCACAGTTTTCCGGGAGCAGCTAAAAGAAAATGCTGAAATGGCTGAGCTGGAAACAACCACCTCCATATTTGTCCACTTTGTGTCCACTCTGCTGGAGCATCACTGCCAGGGTTTGAGTCAATCCGTTCCTACTCTGCTGAGGAGCCTGGGCCagctggcagagagagggatgctGGAGCAGCAGGTCCTGTTTGAGAAGGAAAGTGTGTTGAGTACAGTCTCAGATCCAGCCAGTGTTCCCTTCCTGTGCAAATTCCTCATGAAGAAGAAAGTCCACCTGGAGGAAATGTTCAGTTTCATGCATCTCAGCTTTCAGGAGTTCTTTACTGCACTCTACTACACCTCAGACCAGAATGATGAGAAAGTCAATGAGCTGCTCGGTTCTGTCAAGGAATATGACGGCAAGTCCTATGTCCTACCCGTCATTCAGTTTCTCTTTGGCCTCTCAAATAAGGAGGTGGTTCAAAACCTGAAGGAACTTAAGCTGCCTTCCACTCCTTCCATTCGAGGACAGCTAGAAAAGTGGATTCTTGAACTCATTGAAAAAAGTAAAGATTCAAAGAAAAGTAATGAGTTGCTGTtcattctccactgtctctGTGAGCTCCATGAGGAGGAGTTTGTGAGGAGAGCCATGGAGGTTTGGGGTAAGATAACCTTTGCTTCCATTCCCCTGACGAGTACAGACTGCTCAGTGCTGCTGTACTGCCTGCAGCGCTGCCCGACCATCAGAAGCCTGGAGCTCAACGTGTGCAACATCACAGCAGAGAAGCTGAGGATGCTGCAACCTGCACTGAGCAGGTGTGAGGAgctggg gttAGTTGTTGAGGAGCTGTCTGAtgctgatgtgaatgatctgatCTCAGCTCTGGGGAAAGGACAGATCCTGAGTGGACTAGG TGTGTTGATGAGCAGTCTGTCAGAGGAGAGTGTGCAGCAGGTCCTCAGCGCCCTCTCCAGGCAGAAGTCTGTGGGTGCAGTTGTGCTCTCAGTGAagaccatcaccatcaccactgcTGAGAGGCTCCTGCAGTTCTACAAGACCACACAGATCACAGAGTTTGTGGG GGTGCGCCTACTGGAGGGGGCTGATACAGCTGAGAGTCTCTGTTCTCGTGTCttgatgagaagagaagaggaagatttCCA TCTGGTGATTGCCCACTCTGGAGATTCCTCTCCTGAATCTGAAACCTCTGGACTGGGTCTAGATCTGCTGTTCCCCTCACAGATCTCTGACATCATACTGAGGGAGATCCTCCACAGGTTCCATCGCCTAAGACGTTTCACATACAA tattctactgtttgatttgtgtgtggaTGCTCTGTTGTCCTGGCTGGCCTCTCTGCCTGATCTGAAGGGGGTGATTCTGCATGTGAGCTGCCTGACTGAGATCTGGGCCACCAGGATCCTCCAACTCATCCACACCTGCCCCAGTCTAAAGGGAGTAGA GTTGCACCTACCGAAGGGGACTGATACAGCTGAGAGTCTCTGTTCTCGTCTCttgatgagaagagaagaggaagatttCCA TCTGGAGATTCTCCACTTTGGAGATTCCTCTCCTGAATCTGAAACCTCTGGACTAGGTCTACAGCTGCTGTTCCCCTCACAGATCTCTGACATCATACTGAGGGAGATCCTCCACAGGTTCCATCAGCTGAGACGTTTCACAGACAA gagtcAAGAGCATAATGAGTGTGTGGATGCTCTGTTGTCCTGGCTGGCCTCTCTGCCTGATCTGAAGGGGGTGAATCTGGAAGTGAGCTGCCTGACTGAGATCTGGGCCACCAGGATCCTCCAACTCATCCACACCTGCCCCAGTCTAAAGGGAGTAGA GTTTGAAGCCGCTGTCTATGATGAGAGTTTTGAGAAGGAAGAAGGTTTGTTGCTGGAGGAGGGGATCTGCTTACTGAGGCGCCCAGACTGCACCATCACACTTACAGG GAAGCGCTGCTGTAAATCCACTGAGAAGTGCACTGAGTTTAAGGACAGAAACCTCAGCTGTAATGAACTGTGGAAGGGATCTTCCTCACGTCTCCAAACTGATGAAGAGATGGCAGCAGAAGAGCGAGCTGCAGCAGTCCAACACAACCAGCAGAAAcacaagaagaaaaagaagaaatgtGTTTTAATGTGA
- the LOC121700218 gene encoding NACHT, LRR and PYD domains-containing protein 1 homolog isoform X2, producing MASSTQTDKQEVQHNVEAGAGAESQTSAASPAKATDQVFNARIELINKIGDAALKDLLDGLQKPTTDMGPVITKRERNEVLQNHSVTEDQVTCLVDMVWKKGERACERFLSLLKDKEPGVYDQQQMILNLKEWICSQYKTLQEYNSLPGQDVLLTDRYTDLLIVQQHRKQKEKEKEIRFRGASLFSAREAYQSTTVDQFFSPNDRGDITKAVILQGHSGHGKSFMAQKIMLDWASGNLYQDRFELILHLRCKELNQVSRERNDRCVVDLVSYNKTFTPLISQKLKDSPQKVLFLIDGFDELRFTNEINDSLVICQDPFTPAPVEAILSALLKGTILDDCFLLVTTRPTAADTLSKLLKHPLRSTETLGFSEKGVQEYFQRFCQDQQVAEKALRSVKATGTLFSSCSIPVICWIVCTVFREQLKENAEMAELETTTSIFVHFVSTLLEHHCQGLSQSVPTLLRSLGQLAERGMLEQQVLFEKESVLSTVSDPASVPFLCKFLMKKKVHLEEMFSFMHLSFQEFFTALYYTSDQNDEKVNELLGSVKEYDGKSYVLPVIQFLFGLSNKEVVQNLKELKLPSTPSIRGQLEKWILELIEKSKDSKKSNELLFILHCLCELHEEEFVRRAMEVWGKITFASIPLTSTDCSVLLYCLQRCPTIRSLELNVCNITAEKLRMLQPALSRCEELGLVVEELSDADVNDLISALGKGQILSGLGVLMSSLSEESVQQVLSALSRQKSVGAVVLSVKTITITTAERLLQFYKTTQITEFVGLVIAHSGDSSPESETSGLGLDLLFPSQISDIILREILHRFHRLRRFTYNILLFDLCVDALLSWLASLPDLKGVILHVSCLTEIWATRILQLIHTCPSLKGVELHLPKGTDTAESLCSRLLMRREEEDFHLEILHFGDSSPESETSGLGLQLLFPSQISDIILREILHRFHQLRRFTDKSQEHNECVDALLSWLASLPDLKGVNLEVSCLTEIWATRILQLIHTCPSLKGVEFEAAVYDESFEKEEGLLLEEGICLLRRPDCTITLTGKRCCKSTEKCTEFKDRNLSCNELWKGSSSRLQTDEEMAAEERAAAVQHNQQKHKKKKKKCVLM from the exons ATCAAGTGTTTAATGCTCGGATTGAACTCATAAACAAGATTGGAGATGCTGCTCTCAAAGATCTGCTGGATGGCCTTCAGAAACCCACCACTGACATGGGCCCCGTTattacaaagagagagaggaatgaggtTCTGCAGAACCACAGTGTGACTGAGGACCAGGTGACCTGCCTGGTTGACATGGTGTGGAAGAAGGGTGAACGGGCCTGTGAGagatttctctccctccttaaaGACAAGGAGCCTGGTGTCTATG ACCAACAGCAAATGATCCTCAATCTTAAGGAGTGGATCTGCTCGCAGTATAAGACCTTGCAGGAGTACAACTCCCTACCTGGACAGGACGTGCTGTTGACTGACCGCTACACTGACCTGCTGATAGTCCAGCAACACAGaaagcagaaagagaaagagaaggagattcGTTTCAGAGGAGCGAGTCTCTTCAGTGCCAGGGAGGCATATCAAAGCACCACTGTGGACCAGTTCTTCAGCCCTAATGACCGTGGAGACATAACTAAAGCAGTCATTCTTCAGGGCCACTCTGGACATGGCAAATCCTTTATGGCACAGAAGATCATGTTGGACTGGGCATCAGGTAACCTCTACCAGGATCGATTTGAACTTATTTTACACCTGAGATGTAAAGAACTGAACCAAGTGTCCAGAGAGAGGAATGACAGGTGTGTGGTGGATCTTGTGAGCTACAATAAGACATTTACCCCACTGATCTCACAGAAACTAAAGGACTCACCACAGAAGGTGCTCTTCCTCATAGATGGATTTGATGAACTGCGATTCACAAATGAAATCAATGACTCACTTGTCATTTGTCAAGACCCTTTCACACCAGCTCCTGTTGAGGCCATTCTGAGTGCTCTGTTGAAGGGTACAATCCTGGACGATTGTTTCCTGCTGGTCACCACCAGGCCCACTGCTGCAGACACACTGAGCAAACTGCTCAAACACCCTCTGCGTTCAACTGAGACTCTGGGTTTCTCTGAGAAGGGGGTGCAGGAGTACTTCCAGAGGTTCTGTCAAGATCAGCAGGTAGCAGAGAAGGCATTGAGGAGTGTGAAGGCAACTGGAACACTCTTCTCTTCCTGCTCCATTCCGGTCATCTGCTGGATTGTCTGCACAGTTTTCCGGGAGCAGCTAAAAGAAAATGCTGAAATGGCTGAGCTGGAAACAACCACCTCCATATTTGTCCACTTTGTGTCCACTCTGCTGGAGCATCACTGCCAGGGTTTGAGTCAATCCGTTCCTACTCTGCTGAGGAGCCTGGGCCagctggcagagagagggatgctGGAGCAGCAGGTCCTGTTTGAGAAGGAAAGTGTGTTGAGTACAGTCTCAGATCCAGCCAGTGTTCCCTTCCTGTGCAAATTCCTCATGAAGAAGAAAGTCCACCTGGAGGAAATGTTCAGTTTCATGCATCTCAGCTTTCAGGAGTTCTTTACTGCACTCTACTACACCTCAGACCAGAATGATGAGAAAGTCAATGAGCTGCTCGGTTCTGTCAAGGAATATGACGGCAAGTCCTATGTCCTACCCGTCATTCAGTTTCTCTTTGGCCTCTCAAATAAGGAGGTGGTTCAAAACCTGAAGGAACTTAAGCTGCCTTCCACTCCTTCCATTCGAGGACAGCTAGAAAAGTGGATTCTTGAACTCATTGAAAAAAGTAAAGATTCAAAGAAAAGTAATGAGTTGCTGTtcattctccactgtctctGTGAGCTCCATGAGGAGGAGTTTGTGAGGAGAGCCATGGAGGTTTGGGGTAAGATAACCTTTGCTTCCATTCCCCTGACGAGTACAGACTGCTCAGTGCTGCTGTACTGCCTGCAGCGCTGCCCGACCATCAGAAGCCTGGAGCTCAACGTGTGCAACATCACAGCAGAGAAGCTGAGGATGCTGCAACCTGCACTGAGCAGGTGTGAGGAgctggg gttAGTTGTTGAGGAGCTGTCTGAtgctgatgtgaatgatctgatCTCAGCTCTGGGGAAAGGACAGATCCTGAGTGGACTAGG TGTGTTGATGAGCAGTCTGTCAGAGGAGAGTGTGCAGCAGGTCCTCAGCGCCCTCTCCAGGCAGAAGTCTGTGGGTGCAGTTGTGCTCTCAGTGAagaccatcaccatcaccactgcTGAGAGGCTCCTGCAGTTCTACAAGACCACACAGATCACAGAGTTTGTGGG TCTGGTGATTGCCCACTCTGGAGATTCCTCTCCTGAATCTGAAACCTCTGGACTGGGTCTAGATCTGCTGTTCCCCTCACAGATCTCTGACATCATACTGAGGGAGATCCTCCACAGGTTCCATCGCCTAAGACGTTTCACATACAA tattctactgtttgatttgtgtgtggaTGCTCTGTTGTCCTGGCTGGCCTCTCTGCCTGATCTGAAGGGGGTGATTCTGCATGTGAGCTGCCTGACTGAGATCTGGGCCACCAGGATCCTCCAACTCATCCACACCTGCCCCAGTCTAAAGGGAGTAGA GTTGCACCTACCGAAGGGGACTGATACAGCTGAGAGTCTCTGTTCTCGTCTCttgatgagaagagaagaggaagatttCCA TCTGGAGATTCTCCACTTTGGAGATTCCTCTCCTGAATCTGAAACCTCTGGACTAGGTCTACAGCTGCTGTTCCCCTCACAGATCTCTGACATCATACTGAGGGAGATCCTCCACAGGTTCCATCAGCTGAGACGTTTCACAGACAA gagtcAAGAGCATAATGAGTGTGTGGATGCTCTGTTGTCCTGGCTGGCCTCTCTGCCTGATCTGAAGGGGGTGAATCTGGAAGTGAGCTGCCTGACTGAGATCTGGGCCACCAGGATCCTCCAACTCATCCACACCTGCCCCAGTCTAAAGGGAGTAGA GTTTGAAGCCGCTGTCTATGATGAGAGTTTTGAGAAGGAAGAAGGTTTGTTGCTGGAGGAGGGGATCTGCTTACTGAGGCGCCCAGACTGCACCATCACACTTACAGG GAAGCGCTGCTGTAAATCCACTGAGAAGTGCACTGAGTTTAAGGACAGAAACCTCAGCTGTAATGAACTGTGGAAGGGATCTTCCTCACGTCTCCAAACTGATGAAGAGATGGCAGCAGAAGAGCGAGCTGCAGCAGTCCAACACAACCAGCAGAAAcacaagaagaaaaagaagaaatgtGTTTTAATGTGA